From the genome of Mycteria americana isolate JAX WOST 10 ecotype Jacksonville Zoo and Gardens chromosome 12, USCA_MyAme_1.0, whole genome shotgun sequence, one region includes:
- the MAFK gene encoding transcription factor MafK translates to MTTNPKPNKALKVKEESGENAPVLSDDELVSMSVRELNQHLRGLTKEEVIRLKQRRRTLKNRGYAASCRIKRVTQKEELERQRVELQQEVEKLARENSSMKLELDALRSKYEALQTFARTVARGPITPTKVATTSVITIVKSAEISSSSVPFSAAS, encoded by the coding sequence GTAAAGGAGGAGTCAGGAGAGAATGCCCCAGTGCTGAGTGATGATGAACTCGTGTCAATGTCCGTACGGGAGCTGAACCAGCACCTGAGGGGTCTCACCAAAGAGGAGGTCATCCGTCTGAAGCAGCGGAGGCGCACGCTGAAGAACCGGGGCTACGCTGCCAGCTGCCGCATCAAGCGTGTGACTCAGAAAGAGGAGCTAGAGAGGCAGCGGGTTGAGCTGCAGCAAGAGGTGGAGAAGCTGgccagagaaaacagcagcatgaagCTAGAGCTGGACGCCTTGCGCTCCAAGTACGAAGCACTCCAGACCTTTGCTCGTACTGTGGCGCGAGGGCCTATTACCCCGACCAAAGTTGCCACCACCAGTGTCATCACCATTGTGAAATCAGCCGAAATCTCATCCAGTTCTGTGCCGTTTTCAGCAGCGTCCTAG